In the genome of Candidatus Defluviilinea gracilis, one region contains:
- a CDS encoding DUF4340 domain-containing protein has protein sequence MRRNTTLVYLLILAVALGAYYLINNREKPTEIAITLEPDEIASYLFNAADGVPSNIRIESKTGETVEVARGEDGAWELILPIEASADQAAAEAAASQVTTLRIEDTITDIPLDVIGLDAPEYTLIVQFKSGVERKASVGVITPTENEYYALSPDGDVVIINKFSLDPLLGLLAAPPYLESAHAQPSANRNFHSASTHE, from the coding sequence ATGCGACGAAACACAACGCTGGTATACCTGCTCATCCTCGCCGTGGCGCTGGGAGCGTACTACCTGATCAACAACCGCGAGAAACCGACCGAGATTGCCATCACGCTCGAACCAGATGAAATTGCATCGTATCTATTTAACGCGGCGGACGGCGTTCCCAGCAACATTCGCATTGAATCAAAAACGGGCGAAACGGTCGAGGTGGCGCGAGGCGAGGATGGCGCGTGGGAGTTGATCCTGCCGATCGAAGCCTCCGCAGATCAAGCGGCGGCAGAAGCGGCAGCCAGTCAAGTCACCACGTTGCGCATCGAAGATACCATCACCGATATCCCTCTGGATGTGATCGGCTTGGACGCGCCTGAATATACTTTAATTGTCCAATTCAAAAGCGGCGTGGAACGAAAAGCAAGCGTCGGTGTTATCACCCCAACAGAAAATGAATATTACGCGCTCAGCCCGGATGGCGATGTGGTGATCATCAACAAATTTAGCCTCGATCCGCTTCTTGGACTCCTTGCCGCCCCGCCATATTTGGAGAGCGCCCACGCCCAGCCCAGTGCCAACAGAAACTTTCACTCCGCTTCCACCCACGAGTGA
- a CDS encoding sigma-70 family RNA polymerase sigma factor has protein sequence MVDEEEEFPAIARLIELGRQKSYVTLDDILHFFPEAEQDVEQLEEAFSALLSAGIPFVEDTNTSEPTEDELVAVEATEAEPEVDLALDDYLANIDTDDTIGLYLKEVSRVPLLTATEEVPLAQRIERGRMSREELAKGNATPRRRADLRKLIEDGWAAREHLITANSRLVISVAKKYMGRGVPFLDLIQEGNIGLIRATKKFDYRRGHKFSTYATWWIRQAVTRAIADQGRTIRVPVHMGDQINKLLRVQHQLTQRLGREPSVEEIAEALDVPPKKVENMIQVARRPLSLETPTDDEEDSVLGDFIEDDEAPPPDDTATYNLLKEHLGEVLNGLPPREVRILQLRYGLLDGQAYTLEEVGRKMGVTRERVRQIEAQALSRLRHPTIRRKLRDYLGE, from the coding sequence ATGGTTGACGAAGAGGAAGAATTTCCCGCGATCGCGCGTTTGATCGAACTGGGACGACAAAAATCCTACGTCACGCTCGATGATATCCTGCACTTCTTCCCCGAAGCCGAGCAGGATGTGGAGCAACTCGAAGAAGCTTTTTCGGCTCTTTTGAGCGCCGGGATTCCCTTCGTGGAGGATACCAACACCTCTGAACCCACCGAGGACGAACTCGTGGCAGTGGAAGCCACAGAGGCTGAGCCGGAAGTCGATCTCGCGCTCGACGATTATCTTGCCAACATCGACACGGACGACACAATCGGCTTGTACCTCAAAGAGGTCAGCCGCGTTCCGCTGTTGACCGCGACGGAAGAAGTGCCACTCGCCCAACGCATCGAGCGTGGACGCATGTCGCGCGAAGAACTCGCAAAAGGCAACGCGACGCCTCGCCGCCGCGCCGACTTGCGCAAACTCATCGAAGACGGCTGGGCGGCGCGCGAACATCTCATCACGGCAAACTCGCGCTTGGTGATCTCTGTCGCTAAAAAATATATGGGACGCGGCGTTCCCTTCCTCGATTTGATCCAAGAAGGCAACATCGGTCTCATCCGCGCAACCAAGAAATTCGACTACCGCCGCGGACATAAATTTTCCACGTATGCCACATGGTGGATTCGCCAGGCGGTCACGCGCGCCATCGCCGACCAGGGGCGCACAATCCGCGTCCCCGTCCACATGGGCGACCAGATCAATAAACTCCTGCGCGTGCAACACCAGTTGACTCAACGTCTCGGGCGCGAACCGAGCGTGGAAGAAATCGCAGAAGCCCTTGACGTGCCGCCGAAGAAAGTGGAAAACATGATCCAGGTGGCGCGGCGTCCGCTCTCGCTGGAAACCCCGACCGACGATGAAGAAGATTCGGTGTTGGGCGATTTCATCGAAGACGACGAGGCTCCCCCTCCCGACGACACCGCTACGTATAACCTGCTCAAAGAACATCTCGGCGAAGTGTTGAACGGATTGCCCCCGCGCGAAGTCCGTATTTTGCAACTGCGCTACGGCTTGCTCGACGGGCAGGCATACACCCTCGAAGAGGTCGGTCGCAAAATGGGCGTCACGCGCGAACGCGTCCGCCAGATCGAAGCGCAGGCATTGAGCCGGCTAAGACACCCGACCATCCGCCGTAAGTTGCGCGACTATTTAGGAGAATAA
- a CDS encoding glycosyltransferase family 39 protein produces the protein MDKKLVSPLIGILVIAWAGFSMGAYFVSHKPLIIQVAGQVAYSVWTLIITILLTINAFALGNLTLRRLLPNSACNTPALLLAGGMGLGWLGILGFGMVLVGATHTGILLGAQVLILVYFYRRGEVTETLNQIRTLRREIKESATQIPVWMVWFASIAFALTALRTYLPPVDAFDALLYHLRIPQLWLADGGLQPYNIPHYWFPGIVEGVYFWGVGMGSELVSQQAHFLWAFLLTLLIWHWTRQLFGDIAAAWAVLLIFSMPSMLLLATWAYTDLALSFYGVAMLYCLWAGIETDDKRWWKISAIAAGMAMGVKYTSVVMPISAALIITAWTFQSPREWIRAVAQFSLFSLVTGSVWYLRNWYWMGNPFYPFVFGGRYWDSFRAQAFSGAGTGIGWDWEAILLLPITVTLGYQDANSIDADIGPLLLTALPLALLAMRRIKAYDAIKRNALTAIGIFIATSAAFWIYGYISSRGLWQARLLMPAMIPFAIPAAIGVTAIREFDSNKFQASFIISGLLIASMALNLINMGLSVIARNPFALATGIVTRESYLEKYQPGYASALEMISRLPEDASVYFLFEPRSYGMTRKVQPDPILDNFSHDLFLHKNPQAILKAWQRDGYTHVLLNAQGVEYVFQNTPDQKAEFQATMALLSDPFASEATGYILYKIPR, from the coding sequence ATGGACAAGAAACTCGTTTCGCCACTCATCGGCATTCTCGTCATTGCCTGGGCGGGTTTTTCGATGGGGGCATATTTTGTTTCGCACAAACCTCTAATAATCCAAGTGGCGGGTCAAGTCGCCTATTCTGTCTGGACACTGATCATCACAATCCTATTAACAATCAATGCGTTCGCGCTTGGCAACCTCACCTTACGGCGCTTGCTTCCCAACAGCGCCTGCAACACGCCAGCCCTGCTCCTGGCAGGCGGCATGGGGCTGGGATGGCTCGGTATCCTTGGTTTTGGGATGGTCTTGGTTGGCGCAACGCACACAGGAATATTGCTGGGAGCGCAAGTTTTGATCCTGGTTTATTTCTATCGGCGCGGCGAGGTAACAGAAACTCTAAATCAAATTCGAACTCTCCGCCGGGAGATCAAAGAATCCGCGACACAAATCCCTGTTTGGATGGTATGGTTTGCCTCCATCGCCTTCGCCCTCACAGCGCTTCGCACCTACCTTCCACCTGTTGACGCCTTCGACGCGCTTCTCTACCATTTGAGAATCCCTCAACTATGGCTTGCGGATGGAGGCTTACAACCATACAACATTCCCCATTACTGGTTTCCAGGTATCGTCGAAGGCGTATATTTCTGGGGAGTAGGCATGGGATCCGAACTTGTCTCACAGCAAGCCCATTTCCTATGGGCGTTTCTCCTGACGTTGTTGATTTGGCATTGGACAAGGCAACTCTTCGGGGACATCGCCGCCGCATGGGCTGTATTATTGATCTTCTCCATGCCATCTATGTTGTTGCTTGCCACGTGGGCATACACCGACCTGGCGCTTTCATTCTACGGGGTTGCGATGCTTTATTGCCTATGGGCGGGAATAGAAACGGATGATAAAAGATGGTGGAAGATAAGCGCCATAGCGGCAGGTATGGCAATGGGCGTCAAATACACGAGCGTCGTCATGCCCATTAGCGCCGCGCTTATCATCACAGCGTGGACGTTTCAATCGCCGCGCGAATGGATTCGCGCAGTCGCGCAGTTCAGTCTATTCAGTCTTGTCACAGGGTCGGTCTGGTATCTCCGTAACTGGTATTGGATGGGCAATCCGTTTTACCCGTTTGTATTCGGCGGCAGGTATTGGGACTCGTTCAGGGCGCAGGCATTTTCAGGAGCGGGAACAGGCATCGGCTGGGATTGGGAAGCGATCTTGTTACTTCCGATCACCGTCACGCTTGGATATCAGGACGCCAACTCGATTGACGCGGATATCGGTCCGCTGTTGTTAACCGCGCTACCCCTGGCGTTACTGGCAATGCGCCGTATCAAAGCGTATGACGCAATAAAACGGAACGCGCTGACGGCTATCGGAATATTTATAGCCACAAGCGCCGCCTTTTGGATCTATGGATATATTTCATCGCGGGGGTTGTGGCAGGCTCGTTTACTGATGCCCGCCATGATCCCCTTCGCCATACCGGCGGCAATCGGAGTGACCGCGATAAGGGAATTCGACTCAAATAAATTTCAGGCTTCATTCATCATTTCCGGGCTTTTGATCGCAAGCATGGCGCTCAATCTCATCAACATGGGATTGAGCGTGATCGCCAGGAACCCATTCGCGCTCGCAACAGGGATCGTCACACGCGAGTCGTATCTCGAAAAATATCAACCGGGTTACGCCTCTGCGTTAGAAATGATCTCCCGCTTGCCGGAAGACGCCAGCGTTTATTTTCTCTTCGAACCCCGCAGTTACGGGATGACGCGCAAGGTTCAGCCCGACCCTATTCTGGATAATTTCAGCCATGATCTGTTTCTCCACAAGAATCCACA